In Acidobacteriota bacterium, the following proteins share a genomic window:
- a CDS encoding PQQ-binding-like beta-propeller repeat protein has protein sequence MSKRRFASTPIALALLLLPAPAAAQPADDESAHRTLSTEQGEWPSYGGDAGHTRYSPLDEIDALNFGALELAWRFRTDNLGPAPEFKLEGTPLMAGGVLYATGGTRRTVVALDAATGELLWMHREDEGERAAASPRRLSGRGLAYWSDGREARILYVTIGFRLVALNAVTGERIPDFGFGGAVDLKAAAFVGDGRRIDPVTGAIGSNATPTVARDVVVVGGTFADGAAPPTHNHIKGLVQAFDVRTGRRLWTFNTVPRPGEFGADTWLGDSWGTNGNNGVWTQISADAELGIAYLPVESPTGDYYGGHRPGDNLFGESLVAVDLLTGERLWHFQLVHHPLWGFDMASPPILADITVDGQEIRAVAQPGKQAFLYVFDRVTGEPVWPIEERPVPQGDVPGEWYSPTQPFPTRPPAYDRQGASIDDLIDFTPELRAEAVELVSRYKLGPLFTPPVVSRPEGPIATLGLGAGSGGTNWPGGGYDPETRILYVPSRTGFYSWELIPSPGPDVSDMRYVKGTAQYGVGHGGLRALNVRGLPLVKPPYGRLSAIDLDRGDILWQRPHGETPDLVKNHPALQGLEIPRTGEPCTHLIGPLVTATLIVMGECGFHETPGGRGAMLRAYDKASGDEVGAVLMPAPQSGSPMTYLAGGRQYIVLAVSARGYPGEYVAFRLPS, from the coding sequence ATGTCCAAGCGTCGCTTCGCGTCCACGCCCATCGCGCTCGCGTTGCTCTTGCTGCCGGCCCCGGCCGCCGCCCAGCCGGCGGATGACGAGTCCGCGCATCGAACCCTGAGCACGGAACAGGGCGAGTGGCCCAGCTACGGCGGTGACGCCGGACACACGCGCTACTCGCCGCTCGACGAGATCGACGCCTTGAACTTCGGCGCCCTCGAGCTGGCCTGGCGCTTCAGGACGGACAATCTCGGTCCCGCGCCCGAGTTCAAGCTGGAGGGGACGCCGCTGATGGCCGGCGGGGTGCTCTACGCCACCGGCGGCACGCGCCGCACCGTGGTCGCGCTCGACGCCGCGACCGGCGAGCTGCTCTGGATGCACCGGGAGGACGAGGGCGAGCGGGCCGCGGCATCGCCGCGCCGCCTGTCGGGCCGCGGACTCGCGTACTGGTCCGACGGCCGGGAGGCGCGCATCCTGTACGTCACCATCGGCTTTCGCCTGGTGGCGCTGAACGCGGTCACCGGCGAGCGGATTCCCGACTTCGGATTCGGCGGCGCCGTCGACCTGAAGGCAGCCGCCTTCGTCGGCGACGGGCGGCGGATCGATCCGGTCACCGGGGCCATCGGCTCGAACGCCACCCCGACGGTGGCGCGCGACGTCGTGGTCGTTGGCGGCACCTTCGCCGACGGGGCCGCACCCCCCACCCACAATCACATCAAGGGACTCGTGCAGGCGTTCGACGTCCGCACCGGCCGGCGCTTGTGGACCTTCAACACGGTTCCCCGCCCCGGCGAGTTCGGCGCCGACACGTGGCTCGGCGATTCATGGGGCACGAACGGCAACAACGGCGTCTGGACGCAGATTTCCGCCGACGCCGAGCTGGGCATCGCCTATCTGCCGGTCGAGTCCCCGACCGGCGACTACTACGGCGGACACCGCCCGGGCGACAACCTCTTCGGCGAAAGCCTCGTGGCCGTCGATCTGCTGACCGGCGAGCGGCTGTGGCACTTCCAGCTCGTCCACCATCCCCTCTGGGGCTTCGACATGGCCAGCCCGCCGATCCTGGCCGACATCACCGTCGACGGGCAGGAGATTCGGGCGGTGGCGCAGCCCGGCAAGCAGGCGTTCCTCTACGTCTTCGACCGGGTCACGGGCGAGCCGGTCTGGCCGATCGAGGAGCGGCCGGTGCCGCAAGGAGACGTCCCGGGCGAATGGTACTCGCCGACGCAGCCGTTCCCGACCAGACCGCCGGCCTACGACCGCCAGGGGGCGTCCATCGACGACCTGATCGACTTCACGCCCGAACTGCGCGCCGAGGCGGTCGAGCTCGTCTCCCGCTACAAGCTGGGACCGCTGTTCACGCCGCCGGTCGTCAGCCGGCCCGAGGGGCCCATCGCCACGCTGGGGCTCGGCGCCGGCAGCGGCGGCACCAACTGGCCGGGCGGCGGCTACGACCCGGAGACCCGCATCCTCTATGTGCCGTCGCGCACCGGATTCTACTCCTGGGAGCTGATTCCCAGCCCCGGGCCCGACGTGTCGGATATGCGCTACGTCAAGGGGACCGCGCAGTACGGGGTCGGACACGGGGGCTTGCGCGCCCTCAACGTGCGCGGGCTACCGCTAGTGAAGCCGCCTTACGGGCGTCTCTCCGCAATCGACCTCGACCGGGGCGACATCCTGTGGCAGCGGCCGCACGGTGAGACGCCGGATCTGGTGAAGAACCACCCGGCGTTGCAGGGGCTGGAAATCCCGCGCACGGGCGAGCCGTGTACCCATCTGATCGGTCCGCTCGTCACCGCCACCTTGATCGTGATGGGCGAGTGCGGCTTCCACGAGACCCCCGGCGGGCGCGGCGCGATGCTGCGCGCCTACGACAAGGCGTCGGGCGACGAGGTGGGCGCGGTCCTCATGCCGGCGCCGCAGTCGGGTTCGCCGATGACCTATCTGGCCGGCGGGCGGCAGTACATCGTCCTCGCCGTCAGCGCGCGCGGTTACCCGGGCGAGTACGTAGCGTTCAGGCTGCCCTCGTAA
- a CDS encoding type II toxin-antitoxin system VapC family toxin translates to MNGWLLDTNVVSELRKTRPAARVKAWSDAQPPDSLFLSTVTLAEIRYGIERQSDPAFRQELESWLDGGLRPWFARRILPVDEDVILEWRRMVARGRKQSITFSQPDLFIAATAQVHALTVCTRNENDFRAAKVPVLNPWSA, encoded by the coding sequence TTGAACGGCTGGCTGCTCGACACGAACGTGGTGTCCGAGCTGCGCAAGACGCGTCCTGCCGCGCGCGTGAAGGCGTGGTCGGATGCGCAGCCGCCCGACAGCCTCTTCCTCAGCACGGTCACGCTCGCCGAGATTCGGTACGGGATCGAACGCCAGTCGGATCCGGCGTTTCGGCAGGAGCTCGAGAGCTGGCTCGACGGCGGACTCAGGCCGTGGTTCGCACGGCGCATCCTCCCGGTGGACGAAGACGTAATCCTGGAATGGCGCCGCATGGTCGCCCGCGGCAGGAAGCAGTCGATCACGTTCAGTCAGCCGGATCTCTTCATCGCCGCGACCGCGCAGGTGCATGCGCTGACCGTCTGCACGCGCAACGAGAACGACTTCCGCGCCGCGAAGGTCCCCGTTCTCAATCCCTGGTCGGCGTGA
- a CDS encoding DUF1552 domain-containing protein, translating into MISRRHLLRAGGLTALGAAWPGGVLRAAAETAAPPRRLVLISHCHGWPYADWRMRPPGMPETRPWSLDLTPLTERDLSAPLAPLHPHRRRLLVLDGLSLATAELDAGGNRHDRGWIHAWTGNNADFSGRDTRSTSASLDQLVAAHVARPDRLPSLELSVDAALEAGRPIAYNLGGVRLPAENTPLRAWERVFGPASSGDAVGARRRDTLDFAYREYRAFAARFGAAERARIESHFGLVDRLGRRLEGLATLACDAPPRPAAAFEQYDRRFDAFADIIAAAFGCDITRVVSLSLGEMPTTEFGADHISDKVHKGIAHYIYEDPAKHAAMSDYVRHHARQVARLVDTLEAIPDAGGGSVMDNTLIVWGSELGDGWHGYSRYNPVLIGGSWAFRSGRYLHWPHRTPVQMRVPPHIASGGRTRFAGVPHQRLLVSVARAMGLPVDHVGLRQVRGQRGDFVDVSGPLDRLTA; encoded by the coding sequence ATGATCTCGCGGCGGCATCTTCTTCGGGCGGGCGGCCTTACGGCACTCGGAGCCGCGTGGCCGGGCGGCGTGCTGCGCGCCGCGGCCGAAACCGCCGCGCCGCCCCGGCGGCTCGTCCTGATCAGTCACTGCCACGGGTGGCCGTACGCCGACTGGCGCATGCGTCCGCCGGGGATGCCCGAGACGCGGCCCTGGTCACTCGATCTGACGCCTCTGACCGAGCGCGATCTCAGCGCGCCGCTGGCCCCCCTCCACCCGCACCGGCGCCGACTGCTCGTCCTCGACGGCCTGTCGCTGGCGACGGCGGAGCTCGACGCCGGGGGAAACCGCCACGACCGGGGCTGGATCCACGCCTGGACCGGCAACAACGCCGACTTCTCGGGGCGGGACACGCGCTCGACTTCCGCGTCGCTGGACCAGCTCGTGGCCGCGCACGTCGCACGGCCCGACCGGCTGCCGTCGCTGGAGCTGTCGGTGGATGCGGCGCTCGAGGCCGGCCGGCCCATCGCCTACAACCTCGGCGGCGTGCGGCTGCCGGCCGAGAACACACCGTTGCGCGCGTGGGAACGGGTATTCGGACCGGCGTCTTCCGGCGACGCGGTGGGCGCGCGCCGGCGCGACACGCTCGACTTCGCGTACCGCGAGTACCGCGCCTTCGCTGCCCGCTTCGGCGCCGCCGAGCGGGCGCGCATCGAGTCCCATTTCGGGCTCGTCGACCGGCTCGGCCGCAGGCTGGAAGGTCTGGCGACCCTGGCCTGCGATGCCCCGCCGCGGCCGGCCGCCGCGTTCGAGCAGTACGACCGGCGCTTCGACGCCTTCGCGGACATCATCGCCGCGGCGTTCGGCTGCGACATCACCCGGGTGGTCTCCCTCTCCCTCGGCGAGATGCCGACGACGGAGTTCGGCGCGGATCACATCAGCGACAAGGTGCACAAGGGCATCGCGCACTACATCTACGAAGACCCGGCCAAGCACGCCGCGATGAGCGACTACGTGCGACACCACGCCCGGCAGGTCGCGCGGCTCGTCGACACCCTGGAAGCGATCCCGGACGCCGGCGGCGGCTCGGTCATGGACAACACGCTCATCGTCTGGGGCTCCGAGCTCGGCGACGGCTGGCACGGCTACAGCCGCTACAACCCGGTGCTGATCGGCGGCTCGTGGGCGTTCCGGAGCGGGCGTTACCTGCACTGGCCCCACCGGACGCCCGTGCAGATGCGAGTTCCACCGCACATCGCGTCAGGCGGCAGGACCCGATTCGCCGGCGTGCCTCACCAGCGGCTGCTGGTGAGCGTGGCTCGCGCGATGGGTCTGCCCGTCGATCACGTCGGGCTGCGGCAGGTGCGCGGGCAGCGCGGCGACTTCGTCGACGTGTCGGGCCCGCTCGACAGGCTGACGGCATAG
- a CDS encoding type II toxin-antitoxin system prevent-host-death family antitoxin translates to MAESPSERYAKPTRQRWKLGEAKARFSEVVRLAASGQPQRVTVRGGSAVVVVAADEFDSLRARHSAPSLHDLLSGSPLNRLEFGDEGVRSPVREVDL, encoded by the coding sequence ATGGCCGAATCCCCGTCCGAGCGGTATGCCAAGCCGACTCGGCAGCGCTGGAAGCTCGGAGAGGCCAAGGCCAGGTTCAGCGAGGTAGTCCGCCTCGCCGCCTCGGGCCAGCCGCAACGGGTCACGGTGCGCGGAGGGTCCGCGGTAGTCGTCGTGGCGGCCGATGAATTCGACAGTCTCCGGGCCAGACACTCCGCACCGAGCCTGCATGATCTTCTGTCCGGTTCCCCGCTGAACCGCCTGGAGTTCGGGGACGAAGGCGTCCGGAGCCCGGTTCGCGAGGTCGACCTTTGA